The following DNA comes from Paenibacillus sp..
TCGACGGCGTCCGTTACCGCTGGCAGGAACTGTGGTACATCACGATTCCGTCGGTGAAGCCGCAGCTGCTGTTCGGGGCCGTCATGCAGGTCGTGTTTTCGCTGCAGGTGTTCGACGTCAGCGTCCAGCTGGTCGGCATACCGAGTCCGCTGTACGCAGGGCATACCGTCATGACGCATTTGTTCGATTACGCGTTCATCCGGTTCGAGATGGGCTACGCATCGGCGATCGCCGTCGTCTTGTTCCTCATCATGGTGGGACTCAACCGGTTCATCTTCAAAATTTTAGGAAATAGGGAGTGAGCGCGATGGCCGTGTCTTCATCCACGATCGTAAGGGGCCGGTTCGATTGGGGCGGACTGGTGCTGTACTCCTTCCTGACCGTATTGGCCGTCTTCATGCTGGCGCCGCTCGTGTACATGATCTCGACTGCGTTCAAACCGATTTCGGAGCTGTTTTTGTTCCCGCCTCGTTTCTTCGTCATGAATCCCACGCTGAAAAATTTTCATAACCTGCTGCTCGCTTCGGGCACGTCGTTCGTGCCGTTCACGCGATACGCGTTCAACAGCGTCGTCGTCTCCGTCAGCATCGTAGCAGGCGGGGTGGTCATCGCAGCCATGGCCGCGTACCCGCTCAGCAAGCATGTCGACATGCCGTTCCGAAGGCCCATCTTCAACGTCGTTATTCTCGCCTTGATGTTCGCGCCGCAGGTGACGCAAATCCCGCAGTATCTCGTCATTAACAAGCTCGGCCTCATGAACACGTACTTCGCGCTCGTCATTCCGTTC
Coding sequences within:
- a CDS encoding carbohydrate ABC transporter permease encodes the protein MAVSSSTIVRGRFDWGGLVLYSFLTVLAVFMLAPLVYMISTAFKPISELFLFPPRFFVMNPTLKNFHNLLLASGTSFVPFTRYAFNSVVVSVSIVAGGVVIAAMAAYPLSKHVDMPFRRPIFNVVILALMFAPQVTQIPQYLVINKLGLMNTYFALVIPFLAYPVGLFLMKQFLDQIPDALLEAGKMDGAKEWTLFWRIVMPLLKPAWSTLALFVFVAAWNDPWSSAVYTTTEDMKTLPYALTTINGGTANAIATAGTLGAASLLMVVPTVVVFVVTQKMVLETMAHSGIKE